The following are encoded together in the Pseudoalteromonas shioyasakiensis genome:
- a CDS encoding M3 family metallopeptidase yields MRKTLVATTIASVLLLSACSSQQADTQTQVETAAETQTANVENVLFKPSPLQYMAPEFDKISTKDYEPAFEAGIAQQKAEIAKIANNPEPATFENTLVAMEYSGELLDRTSAAFFNLSGLISDSEYQRIAAKMAPIMSAHTDDIYLNKALFARVQSIYDNKASLNAEDQRLVDYYYKKFVNAGAKLTEAEKAKMREINAELAKLSTEFSQNILKSFKEDVILVKDKSELAGLSEGEIASLAAAAKKAGKEGYMITLVNTTRQPILQSLENRKLREKIWTTSSTRAQSTNSPIIIKETKLRAEKAALLGYKDWASYVMTNRMAQTTENVYGILDDLAPKAVAKAEAEAEQIQQVIKKSGETFALQPWDWAFYAEKVRQEKYDLDPALVKPYFEMQSVIHDGLFFAMNKLYGITFKERKDLPVYHADVMVFEVFNEDGSAIGLFYMDPYAREGKRGGAWMSAYVSQSGLKDTMPVIYNAQNIPKPAEGQPTLMTFSEVTTMFHEFGHAAHGLFSDVKYPSLAGTATARDFVEFPSQAHEDWNIEPTVLANYAKHYKTGEPIPKALLNKVLESQKFNQGFDTTEYLAAALLDMEWHSFGVDADITDVQKFEHDALDKHGIAYYPVPPRYKSCYFSHTFAGGYSAGYYAYLWTEVFAADAFAHMTEEGGLTRENGDNFRKEILSKGNSRDLMQSYIEFRGQKPTTDALLKRRGLVE; encoded by the coding sequence ATGCGTAAGACCTTAGTAGCAACTACGATTGCTAGTGTGCTTTTATTATCTGCTTGTAGTTCACAACAAGCCGACACTCAAACTCAAGTTGAAACTGCCGCTGAAACACAAACAGCTAATGTTGAAAACGTTCTTTTCAAGCCAAGCCCTTTACAATATATGGCCCCTGAGTTTGATAAAATTTCGACCAAAGACTACGAGCCAGCGTTTGAAGCAGGCATCGCACAGCAAAAAGCAGAAATTGCAAAGATTGCAAACAACCCAGAACCAGCAACATTTGAAAATACCCTTGTTGCAATGGAGTACTCTGGTGAGCTATTAGACCGCACGTCTGCGGCATTTTTTAATTTATCGGGTTTAATTTCTGACAGTGAGTACCAACGTATCGCCGCGAAAATGGCGCCGATTATGTCAGCTCACACTGATGACATTTACTTAAACAAAGCTTTATTTGCTCGCGTACAAAGCATTTACGACAACAAAGCGTCTTTAAATGCTGAAGATCAACGCCTTGTTGATTACTACTACAAAAAGTTCGTTAACGCGGGTGCAAAACTAACTGAAGCTGAAAAAGCAAAAATGCGTGAAATCAACGCAGAGCTTGCCAAGCTTTCAACTGAGTTTTCACAAAATATCTTAAAATCATTTAAAGAAGATGTGATTTTAGTTAAAGATAAAAGCGAACTAGCGGGTTTATCTGAAGGTGAAATTGCAAGCCTTGCAGCTGCTGCCAAAAAAGCAGGCAAAGAAGGTTACATGATCACACTGGTGAACACGACTCGCCAACCTATCTTACAAAGCCTTGAAAACCGCAAGCTTCGTGAAAAGATTTGGACAACTTCTTCAACGCGTGCACAATCAACAAACAGCCCTATCATCATCAAAGAAACTAAGCTACGTGCAGAAAAAGCGGCATTACTTGGTTATAAAGATTGGGCTTCGTATGTAATGACTAATCGTATGGCGCAAACAACTGAAAATGTTTACGGCATCCTTGATGACTTAGCACCGAAAGCGGTTGCTAAAGCAGAAGCAGAAGCAGAGCAAATCCAACAAGTAATTAAAAAGTCAGGTGAAACGTTTGCGCTTCAACCTTGGGACTGGGCGTTTTACGCTGAAAAAGTTCGCCAAGAGAAATACGATTTAGACCCAGCTTTAGTTAAGCCTTACTTTGAAATGCAGTCAGTGATCCACGACGGTTTATTCTTTGCGATGAATAAACTTTACGGCATTACCTTTAAAGAGCGTAAAGACCTACCGGTTTATCACGCAGACGTCATGGTGTTTGAAGTATTTAACGAAGACGGTAGCGCTATCGGTCTATTCTACATGGACCCTTACGCACGTGAAGGTAAACGTGGTGGTGCATGGATGAGTGCTTATGTTAGCCAAAGCGGCCTTAAAGACACTATGCCTGTGATCTACAACGCGCAGAACATTCCTAAGCCAGCTGAAGGTCAACCTACACTCATGACTTTCTCTGAAGTTACAACGATGTTCCATGAGTTTGGTCACGCTGCACACGGTTTATTCTCTGATGTTAAATACCCAAGCTTAGCGGGTACAGCAACTGCTCGTGACTTTGTTGAGTTCCCTTCACAAGCACACGAAGACTGGAATATTGAACCAACAGTACTTGCAAACTATGCCAAGCACTACAAAACGGGTGAGCCAATTCCAAAAGCGCTTTTAAATAAAGTACTTGAGTCACAAAAGTTCAACCAAGGCTTCGATACAACTGAGTATTTAGCAGCGGCATTGCTTGATATGGAATGGCACTCATTTGGTGTTGATGCTGACATTACAGACGTTCAAAAGTTTGAACATGATGCATTAGACAAGCACGGTATTGCTTATTACCCAGTACCACCACGTTATAAGTCTTGCTACTTCAGCCACACCTTTGCCGGTGGTTACTCAGCAGGTTACTACGCATACCTTTGGACTGAAGTATTCGCAGCAGATGCGTTTGCACACATGACCGAAGAAGGTGGTTTAACACGTGAAAACGGTGATAATTTCCGTAAAGAGATTTTATCTAAAGGTAACAGCCGCGACTTAATGCAAAGCTACATTGAGTTCCGTGGTCAAAAACCAACAACAGACGCACTATTAAAGCGTCGTGGTTTAGTTGAATAA
- a CDS encoding Yip1 family protein, with the protein MILNHLWGLYAHPLEEWQTIDNRHESLRYSLSHILLIACIPSLMGYYSSVYLGWSIGAGEAVYLTHDSALLIAVAMYFALIAGVFALAYLAHWMAVTFGAKPTFTQTLELAAYTATPVFMSSFAAFLPELWFVVCVGLVALAYSVYLLYTGVPILMHIPEERGFIYASSVVTCGLILLVIILAATAILWTNGIVHPMFT; encoded by the coding sequence ATGATTCTAAACCACTTATGGGGCTTATACGCTCACCCACTCGAAGAATGGCAGACAATTGATAACCGTCACGAAAGCTTGCGCTATAGCTTATCGCACATTTTACTCATTGCCTGTATTCCTTCATTAATGGGCTACTATTCATCAGTTTATTTGGGCTGGAGTATTGGCGCAGGTGAGGCTGTATATTTAACCCATGATAGTGCATTACTTATCGCGGTTGCGATGTACTTTGCACTAATTGCGGGCGTGTTTGCACTGGCTTACTTGGCTCATTGGATGGCAGTGACCTTTGGTGCAAAACCCACCTTTACACAAACCCTAGAGCTTGCTGCATATACAGCAACGCCAGTATTTATGTCTTCATTTGCAGCATTCTTACCTGAGCTGTGGTTTGTGGTGTGTGTAGGCCTTGTAGCACTGGCCTACTCTGTTTACTTACTTTACACAGGGGTGCCAATTTTAATGCACATTCCTGAAGAGCGAGGTTTTATCTATGCCAGTTCAGTAGTCACTTGTGGGCTGATCTTACTGGTAATAATTTTAGCTGCGACAGCTATCTTATGGACTAACGGAATTGTCCACCCTATGTTTACCTAG
- a CDS encoding EAL domain-containing protein, with translation MLDSNVPFEFKEDASEQSHVQKIWKILTVEDDLDYQQALLNSFNAISLDNNESLELLTANSVSEASSVLSRHKDIAIVFLDVVMEEDDSGLRIVNTIRHVLGNNDIRIVLLTGQPSFAPEPQVMQSLDIDEYWNKSDMTVDKLKSIVSSHLRTYQYISQISSAKQGLQLVLDAARSINSKHDIRAFSHAVLDEIGKILHLSKGGGVLCVGNEKHLDTHPKVITSIGCFRGLDGKELTTDVLSEEAQQSYILARDKKEHVFSEHYSVFYFDTTDVDISYYITIVKSDTPIDEHNVFLLKVFSENVSTGFSNIALMNRLTELAYTDITLNIPNRNWLQREIDNMNKYEQAETQLVVFEILQFDEKSFRFGHEFCKKTHLKMRENILQALAPYHPRIAVFKSDCLGVLVSSHAFEDESIVDSLKRQSFEIDGVKQFLDVRILVMQLIAFEEHSAEQIFNLAESTLNEENTQRAELLYYTLDNTKAITRRYELMQELRTAIRNKELQVALQPKINLTTNEVVGFEALARWQRDDGTFVRPDEFIELAETAGLISELDKLIFDKVMQTIKQFAEQGVSLPIAFNASTFDLLADDYFVEVAARIEEYGISPSLLELEVTETQAIFNYEKINTCLCRFAGLGIKISIDDFGTGYSSLAHISEIPAQIIKIDRCFVTNVQESKSNQHIIEMIMLLAEKFSFEVTAEGIETEAEHNWLIKAGCNIGQGYYYAKPMFYDDALQWLKGRYN, from the coding sequence ATGCTTGATTCTAATGTGCCTTTCGAGTTTAAAGAGGATGCTTCTGAACAATCGCATGTCCAAAAAATATGGAAAATATTAACGGTTGAAGACGACTTAGACTATCAACAAGCATTACTAAACAGCTTTAATGCCATATCTCTTGATAACAATGAGTCACTGGAGCTCTTAACCGCAAATTCAGTGTCAGAAGCATCGTCTGTGTTATCGCGTCACAAAGACATCGCTATTGTATTTCTTGATGTGGTAATGGAAGAGGATGATTCTGGTCTACGGATTGTAAATACCATTCGTCACGTTTTAGGCAATAACGATATACGCATAGTGCTATTAACAGGGCAGCCAAGCTTTGCCCCTGAACCGCAAGTAATGCAATCGCTTGATATTGACGAATACTGGAATAAATCAGACATGACGGTAGATAAGCTTAAATCTATTGTCAGTAGCCACCTTCGTACGTATCAATATATTTCGCAAATCTCAAGTGCTAAACAAGGGCTTCAGCTAGTACTCGATGCAGCAAGAAGCATTAATAGCAAACACGATATACGTGCGTTTTCCCATGCAGTGCTAGATGAAATAGGTAAAATTTTGCATCTATCTAAGGGAGGCGGCGTATTATGTGTTGGCAATGAAAAGCACCTTGATACACACCCAAAAGTTATAACGAGTATTGGCTGCTTTAGGGGGCTTGATGGTAAAGAGCTCACCACAGATGTGCTCAGTGAAGAAGCGCAGCAATCGTATATTTTAGCCAGAGATAAAAAAGAGCATGTGTTTTCTGAGCATTACAGTGTTTTTTATTTTGATACCACAGATGTTGATATTAGCTATTACATCACAATTGTTAAGTCAGATACGCCTATCGACGAGCATAATGTATTTTTATTAAAGGTATTTAGTGAAAATGTCAGTACAGGCTTTTCGAATATTGCACTGATGAACCGCCTTACTGAGCTTGCATATACCGACATAACGCTAAATATACCAAATAGAAACTGGTTACAGCGCGAAATCGATAATATGAACAAATACGAGCAAGCTGAAACTCAGTTAGTGGTATTTGAAATACTCCAGTTTGACGAAAAGTCTTTTCGGTTTGGTCATGAATTTTGTAAAAAAACACATCTCAAAATGCGCGAGAATATTTTGCAGGCCTTAGCGCCGTATCACCCTCGTATCGCCGTTTTTAAAAGTGATTGTTTAGGCGTTTTAGTTTCAAGTCATGCATTTGAAGATGAAAGTATTGTTGACTCTTTAAAACGTCAATCTTTTGAAATTGATGGAGTAAAACAGTTTTTAGATGTGCGTATTTTAGTCATGCAGCTAATCGCGTTTGAAGAACATAGCGCTGAGCAAATTTTTAACCTTGCAGAGTCGACACTCAACGAAGAGAACACACAAAGAGCTGAGCTACTCTATTATACATTAGATAATACCAAAGCAATCACACGGCGCTATGAGCTAATGCAGGAGTTGCGCACAGCAATACGCAACAAAGAACTCCAAGTAGCCCTACAGCCCAAGATTAATTTAACCACTAATGAAGTGGTTGGTTTTGAAGCATTGGCGCGATGGCAAAGAGACGATGGAACATTTGTCAGACCCGATGAGTTTATTGAACTTGCCGAAACTGCAGGGCTTATTAGTGAGTTAGATAAACTTATTTTCGATAAAGTAATGCAAACGATTAAGCAATTTGCAGAGCAGGGCGTTAGTTTGCCAATCGCGTTTAATGCATCGACGTTTGATTTGTTAGCCGATGATTACTTTGTTGAGGTTGCAGCACGCATTGAGGAATATGGCATTTCACCTTCGTTACTTGAGCTTGAAGTAACAGAGACTCAAGCGATTTTTAACTATGAAAAGATCAATACATGTTTATGTCGTTTTGCGGGCTTGGGTATAAAAATTAGTATTGATGACTTTGGTACTGGCTATTCGTCACTTGCCCATATTAGTGAAATTCCTGCGCAGATAATAAAAATAGATCGCTGCTTTGTAACTAACGTCCAAGAGTCAAAATCTAACCAACACATTATCGAAATGATTATGCTTTTAGCAGAAAAATTTAGTTTTGAAGTAACGGCAGAGGGCATTGAAACAGAAGCCGAACACAACTGGCTTATTAAAGCTGGGTGTAACATAGGGCAGGGCTACTATTACGCAAAACCCATGTTTTATGATGATGCATTACAGTGGCTAAAGGGCAGGTATAATTAA
- a CDS encoding substrate-binding periplasmic protein: MISRLSLLCCCLLFSFSINCQTWQLVTEPFPPYFIDKPNKQGWLHEVIIAALKTQKHQATIEYTHWARALKLAKRHKRVAVLGAFYTKQRARNFVYSASLATAHTVLFKRVDSKITYTGSLYSLKPYTISKGEDYVVSEQFEHHPNLSIATTGSLVESLLLLKHGRVDLVAGTKEVALYWLDNSERLQQAKQTELEIVTPYLATQHLHVITNKNHPQAELFQQSLSLGLKAITASGKLLEILKHYELNEKEISHITQLYEKSYAN; encoded by the coding sequence ATGATAAGTCGGTTAAGCCTTTTATGTTGTTGTTTACTATTTAGTTTCTCAATCAATTGCCAAACTTGGCAATTGGTCACAGAGCCGTTTCCTCCTTATTTTATTGATAAGCCAAACAAGCAGGGCTGGCTCCACGAAGTAATCATCGCAGCATTAAAAACACAAAAACATCAAGCCACCATTGAATACACCCATTGGGCTCGCGCGCTAAAGCTTGCCAAGCGCCATAAACGTGTTGCAGTGCTAGGTGCTTTTTATACAAAACAAAGAGCAAGAAATTTTGTATATTCAGCCTCATTAGCAACCGCGCATACCGTGTTATTCAAGCGTGTTGATAGCAAGATAACTTACACAGGCTCTTTGTATTCATTAAAGCCATATACAATTAGCAAAGGTGAAGACTATGTGGTTAGTGAGCAATTTGAACACCACCCAAACCTTAGCATAGCAACAACAGGTAGCTTGGTTGAGAGCTTGTTGCTATTAAAGCATGGTCGTGTTGATTTAGTTGCAGGCACAAAAGAGGTTGCCTTGTATTGGCTCGACAATAGCGAGCGCTTACAGCAAGCAAAGCAAACAGAGTTAGAAATAGTTACCCCCTATCTTGCTACTCAACACTTACATGTGATTACCAATAAAAATCACCCTCAGGCTGAGCTTTTTCAGCAAAGTTTATCTTTAGGTCTAAAAGCAATTACAGCGTCAGGCAAGCTTTTAGAGATACTGAAGCATTATGAACTGAATGAAAAAGAAATTAGCCACATTACACAACTATACGAAAAATCCTATGCTAACTAA
- the miaE gene encoding tRNA isopentenyl-2-thiomethyl-A-37 hydroxylase MiaE encodes MPYSDLLAPIHSFLKCGTPDEWIATATKKENLDVVLIDHLICELKAAQSAMFLIRKYAVDKESSDALLEWLKPFETLIYKREGDWRELADKNKLTKSMIPKSNSPYGQDLIDKMVMLIKEELHHFYQVLEIMDEYGIEYKSITPCRYAKGMLRHVKTYEPDALVDKLIIGAYIEARSCERFAKLAPHVDKRLGDFYISLLRSEARHYQDYLTLAQEISEFDITERVEFFGQLEAELISTPDEDFKFHSGVPA; translated from the coding sequence GTGCCTTATTCTGATTTATTAGCGCCCATTCATTCTTTTTTAAAGTGCGGAACGCCTGATGAATGGATTGCTACGGCAACCAAAAAAGAAAACTTAGATGTGGTTTTAATCGACCACCTTATCTGTGAATTAAAAGCGGCGCAATCTGCTATGTTTTTAATTCGTAAGTATGCGGTTGATAAAGAAAGTAGCGATGCTTTGCTTGAGTGGTTAAAACCATTTGAGACGCTTATTTATAAGCGTGAAGGGGATTGGCGTGAGCTTGCAGATAAAAACAAGCTGACTAAATCAATGATCCCAAAATCTAACTCACCTTATGGGCAAGATCTCATTGATAAAATGGTGATGCTTATCAAAGAAGAGCTACATCACTTTTATCAAGTTCTTGAGATCATGGATGAGTACGGTATTGAATATAAAAGCATTACACCATGCCGTTATGCCAAAGGGATGCTGCGCCACGTAAAAACTTACGAGCCAGATGCCTTGGTAGATAAGTTAATTATCGGTGCTTACATCGAAGCCCGATCGTGTGAGCGTTTTGCTAAATTAGCCCCGCATGTTGATAAGCGCTTAGGTGATTTTTATATATCACTACTGCGCTCTGAAGCGCGTCATTACCAAGATTATTTAACCCTTGCGCAAGAAATCAGTGAGTTTGATATTACTGAGCGTGTTGAATTTTTTGGTCAACTTGAAGCTGAGCTTATTTCAACCCCAGATGAAGACTTTAAATTTCACAGCGGTGTGCCTGCATAA
- a CDS encoding carboxylate/amino acid/amine transporter — protein sequence MTYLFAVTLLWAFSFSLIGVYLAGQVDAWFSVLMRIGLATCVFLPFLHWRKTPKALALKLMAIGAVQLGVMYSFYYHSFLYLSVPEVLLFTVMTPLYITLLNDLLEKRFNPKFLFAAMLAILGAVAIRYEGVDENYLIGMLMVQAANICFATGQVTYKRLMQDEQLPHSRVFAWFFIGALIVALLCYGLFGDTSKLPTTTTQWGVLIYLGTIASGLGYFAWNKGATIVNVGALAVMNNLLIPAGIIVNIVIWNRDADIIKLAIGAAIILLALIINQKLNKTATES from the coding sequence ATGACCTACTTATTTGCTGTAACCCTGCTTTGGGCCTTTTCGTTTAGTCTTATTGGTGTTTATTTAGCAGGCCAAGTGGATGCATGGTTTAGTGTTTTAATGCGCATTGGCTTAGCAACTTGCGTGTTTTTGCCCTTTTTACACTGGCGTAAAACCCCTAAAGCTTTAGCATTAAAGCTCATGGCAATAGGCGCAGTACAACTTGGTGTGATGTACAGCTTCTATTACCATTCGTTTTTGTACCTTAGCGTGCCCGAGGTACTGCTATTCACGGTAATGACGCCACTTTACATCACCCTGTTAAACGATTTGCTTGAAAAGCGCTTTAACCCCAAGTTTTTATTCGCCGCAATGCTGGCTATTTTGGGCGCCGTAGCTATTCGCTATGAAGGCGTCGATGAGAACTACCTTATTGGTATGTTAATGGTGCAGGCTGCCAATATTTGCTTTGCTACCGGGCAAGTAACTTACAAACGTTTAATGCAAGATGAGCAGCTACCCCACTCTCGGGTGTTTGCTTGGTTCTTTATCGGTGCCCTTATCGTCGCACTGCTTTGCTACGGTTTATTTGGTGATACCAGTAAGCTGCCCACCACAACGACGCAATGGGGCGTGTTAATTTACTTAGGCACGATTGCTTCAGGGCTTGGTTATTTCGCTTGGAATAAGGGCGCAACTATTGTCAATGTAGGTGCCTTGGCTGTAATGAATAACCTACTGATCCCAGCAGGGATCATCGTTAACATTGTGATTTGGAATCGTGATGCCGATATCATCAAGCTTGCCATCGGCGCAGCGATTATCTTATTAGCACTTATTATAAATCAGAAACTTAATAAAACTGCCACGGAGTCATGA
- a CDS encoding sensor histidine kinase gives MVEVTSQYKSMKKSLLFKFMVMVAVSLLISLMVYVIQYQIQKSSVTLLQDNTLLAAHNTLSRELGDVRKVVKLLVADDILKQSGENALLEHQIQTHFVNFGLAAENISQIRWLDSEGQERYRVNFKVGQAELVPTQQLQNKSSRYYFTEGMDHSEGEVYISPIDLNVELGAVVTPHEPTLRASYRTTSDSFLLDGLVVVNFDLSKTLQQIKSLSTLQAQIQLINGEGYWLLHPKKEKEWGFMLEQPMLTLGNEDSQLWQVITQLPKSQDLIASHSHATSFLKMTLGNNSANGTNDIIVLVKADDSVQNEIILRSFIIALACAVSLISISGLYLKRSYRDQRKIIKARAHLEHEQQELLAANTKLQRYIKQQHQLQGELIEAQRLSSLGLMVAGVAHEMNTPLGGAAISLSNAQLINQQLKDKIDEGFTKQFLESSVAKVADNLRLSQVNLEKAIEHVKSFKEMAHDRSNDQYVSFNIEKVIDDLLLGLKSRFKASKVTIETKIDVKKDIISRPGVISQVIESLIVNAISHAFDELDNKLIQLHIHLNKQGELCISVSDNGCGIDASLRSNLFDPFVTTSRNHGHTGLGLYLVHEWVTSVLNGKIQLVANEDLPEGIATQFKITLPRLKKNKIS, from the coding sequence ATGGTAGAAGTAACAAGCCAATATAAATCAATGAAAAAAAGTCTACTTTTTAAATTTATGGTCATGGTTGCTGTGAGCTTATTAATTAGCTTGATGGTTTATGTGATTCAATATCAAATACAAAAAAGTAGTGTCACGCTTTTGCAAGATAACACCTTACTTGCCGCTCACAATACCTTAAGTAGAGAGCTTGGTGATGTACGTAAAGTAGTTAAGTTGCTGGTGGCCGATGACATATTAAAGCAAAGTGGTGAAAACGCATTACTTGAGCATCAAATACAAACCCATTTTGTGAACTTTGGTTTAGCCGCAGAAAACATTTCCCAAATACGTTGGCTAGATAGTGAAGGCCAAGAAAGGTATCGGGTTAACTTTAAAGTAGGGCAAGCGGAGCTAGTACCAACACAGCAGTTACAAAATAAAAGTAGCCGTTATTATTTTACCGAGGGGATGGATCACAGCGAAGGTGAAGTTTATATCTCCCCAATAGATTTAAATGTAGAGCTCGGCGCAGTTGTTACACCACATGAACCAACATTAAGAGCATCTTATCGAACCACAAGCGATAGCTTCTTATTAGATGGGCTAGTGGTTGTCAATTTTGACCTGTCGAAAACCCTACAGCAAATAAAGTCACTCAGTACCTTACAAGCACAAATACAATTAATTAATGGCGAAGGTTATTGGTTGTTACACCCAAAGAAAGAGAAAGAGTGGGGGTTTATGCTGGAGCAGCCGATGCTGACACTCGGTAACGAAGATAGCCAATTATGGCAAGTAATCACCCAATTGCCAAAATCTCAGGATCTTATTGCATCGCATAGTCATGCAACTAGCTTTTTAAAAATGACCTTAGGTAATAATAGCGCAAATGGTACAAACGATATTATTGTACTGGTAAAGGCGGATGATTCGGTGCAAAACGAGATTATCTTACGATCTTTTATAATAGCTTTAGCTTGTGCTGTAAGCTTGATATCAATTTCTGGTTTATATCTGAAACGTAGTTATCGAGATCAACGTAAGATTATTAAAGCCAGAGCGCACTTAGAACACGAGCAGCAAGAGCTGTTAGCAGCCAATACTAAATTACAACGTTACATAAAACAGCAGCATCAACTACAAGGTGAACTTATTGAAGCACAAAGGTTGTCATCACTGGGTTTAATGGTGGCAGGGGTGGCCCACGAAATGAATACGCCACTGGGTGGTGCTGCTATTTCATTATCGAATGCGCAATTAATTAATCAACAACTCAAAGATAAAATAGATGAAGGCTTCACTAAGCAATTTTTAGAATCAAGCGTAGCAAAAGTTGCTGATAACTTAAGGCTCTCTCAAGTAAACTTAGAGAAGGCTATTGAACATGTGAAAAGCTTTAAGGAGATGGCCCATGATCGGTCAAATGATCAGTATGTTAGCTTTAATATCGAAAAAGTCATCGATGATCTACTACTTGGTTTAAAATCCCGCTTTAAAGCCTCAAAAGTAACCATAGAAACTAAAATCGATGTCAAAAAAGACATTATCAGTCGCCCAGGGGTTATCTCTCAGGTTATCGAGAGCTTAATCGTTAATGCAATTTCTCACGCCTTTGACGAGCTTGATAACAAGCTAATTCAATTACATATACATTTAAATAAACAAGGTGAGCTTTGTATTAGCGTTTCTGATAATGGTTGTGGTATTGATGCCTCGCTACGTAGTAACTTATTTGACCCCTTTGTTACTACATCTAGAAACCATGGTCATACAGGGTTAGGTTTGTACCTTGTTCATGAGTGGGTTACGAGCGTTCTTAACGGAAAAATCCAGCTAGTTGCAAACGAAGACTTACCTGAAGGTATAGCAACGCAGTTTAAGATTACCTTGCCACGCTTGAAAAAGAACAAAATTAGTTAG
- a CDS encoding mechanosensitive ion channel family protein — protein sequence MTLADLQSALSFVLFTYNDVQITVLKVIQVPLVLFLMWFVVTWIGRLIKKALLAKNLGPDAVHLFTRIYLVVTIAVLVFTSLEVLNIPLTAFAFVSGAIAIGVGFGAQNIINNFISGWILMWERPIRIGDFLEVGTAKGVVETINTRSTRIRRNDGVHMLVPNSQLLENTVTNWTLIDRNARSFVNVGVAYGSDVILVEKLMKQILDDHPAILKTPASSVLFDDFADSSLTFSAIFWVCAESEAPLRQVRSELRFSIYKVFAENNITIAFPQRDIHIDGEIALTRRNNQK from the coding sequence ATGACCCTTGCTGATCTGCAATCTGCATTATCGTTTGTATTGTTCACCTACAACGATGTGCAAATTACTGTACTAAAAGTAATTCAAGTACCTTTGGTACTGTTTTTAATGTGGTTTGTGGTCACCTGGATTGGTCGGTTAATTAAAAAAGCATTACTGGCAAAAAACTTAGGCCCTGACGCGGTTCATTTATTTACCCGTATTTACCTTGTAGTGACCATCGCAGTACTTGTGTTTACCTCGCTAGAGGTACTCAACATTCCTCTAACGGCGTTTGCATTTGTTTCTGGTGCCATTGCAATTGGTGTTGGTTTTGGTGCGCAAAACATTATTAATAACTTTATTAGTGGTTGGATATTAATGTGGGAGCGACCAATTCGTATTGGTGATTTTTTAGAAGTGGGAACAGCTAAAGGGGTCGTTGAGACAATTAATACTCGTTCTACGCGTATCCGCCGTAACGATGGTGTGCATATGTTGGTACCAAATAGCCAGTTATTAGAAAACACAGTAACTAACTGGACCTTAATTGACCGTAATGCTCGTTCATTTGTGAATGTTGGCGTTGCTTATGGTTCAGATGTGATATTAGTTGAAAAGCTGATGAAGCAAATTCTTGATGATCACCCAGCCATTTTAAAAACACCTGCATCATCCGTGTTATTTGATGACTTTGCTGATAGCTCTTTAACTTTTAGCGCTATTTTCTGGGTGTGTGCTGAATCAGAAGCCCCGCTTCGCCAAGTGCGCAGTGAACTGCGTTTTAGCATTTATAAAGTATTTGCCGAAAATAACATTACCATTGCATTCCCGCAGCGCGACATTCATATCGATGGTGAGATAGCTTTAACAAGGCGTAATAACCAAAAATAA